The Clostridium sp. DL-VIII DNA window TTATTGTCCGGTAGAACCCATAATATCAATAAATTTAAAGGTGATAAACACTTAAGATAAAATGTTTATCGCATTTATTCAAGCTACTTTATGAGGATCATCACTAGAATCTACATCTAGAGCTACTCCAAGCTTTGCTGATATTATGGTATTTAATTTATTAATTGAATTTGATAAGCTAACAATTTGTTTTTCCAAGCGAATGAGCAAATAAGCTGATACAGCAACAGGAAAACCATTATTAACTATTAAATTAACTAATTCATTGACTTCCATAAATTCATCACCTCCCATAAGGGATATATGAGCAAAAGTATATTGTTTCATAAACCAATTAAAATATTATTAGTATTATAAATGAGAATTACAAAAGGTACTTATTATTGACTGCCACCATTAATTATATGTTCATAATAGTGAGCTATAGCTAAGTCAACTATAGTACTGACATAAGTGTTTAAGTCGGGACGAATACTTTTAAGCTCATTAATTTTTCTAACTGTAGAGACTCTAAGCATATAGGTTCTTTTTATATCTAAGTACTCTCCATTAATAGGAGGAGCCATACCATTTACTACAGGAGCTTTTCTATTATCATCTAAGATATTATTTTGATTTGATGCATTGGGACTAGTGGTAGAGGAAAAATTAAAATCTATAATGCAATTAGAAGATGTACTAGTATTATTTATATTTTCATTATGAATCGTAACATTAGTTTTATTTTCATTTATAGAATCATCATCAAATGAAAATGATGAAATACAATCTCCAGTTGCAATAGGTTCAGATGTAAAGCCACAGATGTCTAGGTCTTCTTCTACTGCAAAATCATTTTTAGGTAGTTTATCTTGCTTCCTTCTTGCCATAAGTAGTCTCCTTTATTAATATTCTTACTTATGATATATGGCTAAATTAAGCGTATTCTAATATGGTTCACCATAAATGTTCCGTACAATAAATATTCTTGAGAATATTACCATACAAGAATAAATATTCTGAACCATATTACCATAAATATTCTTCAGAATATGCGCCTAAAATGATGGCTGAGAGGGCAAAGCTATAATAATATTCATTAATTTAATGTTACATCAAAGCATAAAACATATATCCATAATAGCAGCTAATAAATTTTCTTAAGCTGTAAATAAATTAATGGAGTGTGTTGTAAAATGATTAGAGATGAAATTAAGATTGGATCAGAAGAAGGAGAATGCTTTGATAAAAAGCAGATTGCACTTGCAATTAGAAATTCTACATTGGGTGATGAAATGAATTGTTCCTTGCTAGAAGAAGGTATAATCAATAAATGCGAAGGGTGCAACTTAAAAAATATTTGTGATGGAATAGATCAAGTTGTTGATGATTATGTGGAGAAAACTACAGCGGTTGTGAACAATTTTAGTTTTGAATAAAGCATATTTATAATCTCTAAAACTAAGAAATTATAATAAATAAGAATCTGTGAACAAGGGAATTTGAGTGGTTTTAAGAATTTTAAATATAGGTTATAATTACAGTATAGATAATGTGTTAAGTTAAATGCGTGTGATAAAAAAATAAGTTGAAAAATGATATCAAAAAAGGAGGCTTTAAGATATGCTATGGAATGAAGTAAGAAAGACTTATCCTAATAAGTGGGTTGTATTTGATGGCTTAAAACAATATGAGGAAGACAATAAATTAATTGTTGAAGATTTAGCAATAGTAGAAGTATTTTCAGATTTAAACACAGCTTATAAGTATTATTGTAATCTTCATAAACAGGATAAATCACGTAAATTAAACATTGGTGATACACGGAAAGAAAATCTTGAATTTAAAATCGAAAGGATCGGATTAATGAGATGATAAATTTAAGGTACGAACATAAATTACTATTTTGTTCCTTGGACTTGGCTATTGATAATAGGTCTTTGCATTTTGAAAATGTATTGATAGATACTGGTTCAGCTACTACCTTAATAAATAGCGACTATATTCATTTTGATGGTAATGAAGAGCTTATTAATGTGCATGGAGTTGGTGGTT harbors:
- a CDS encoding YvrJ family protein, which codes for MEVNELVNLIVNNGFPVAVSAYLLIRLEKQIVSLSNSINKLNTIISAKLGVALDVDSSDDPHKVA